One genomic segment of Sediminispirochaeta bajacaliforniensis DSM 16054 includes these proteins:
- a CDS encoding four-carbon acid sugar kinase family protein has translation MFTIIADDFTGANDTGIQFIDGDIDPVVLIQPHPPLGKDYLNVPVLIIDTESRHLKAREAYDKVFHTIELLGDRTKDNVVKKIDSTLRGNVGSEIDALMDACGYSEAFVVPAAPENGRIVKDGMCYIHGIKLHLSEFGKDPFAPVDSSFVPDIISQQTKRKVGLITFRTIQASDENLIHALEHERKAGNKIIVFDALEPAHITRIVHVASIMRAQRLFVGSSGLGKVLAEKKTESVKKSFLISPRVLFAVGSIKQVSSEQVQHLLANGRHVRQIDIDVETIIRNREEAISSAVAGIMAIDDDSTHILLKTVRERNKNHREDNDEVARSAVKDIGEEVADCIGEIVKQVLLHCNIRTLFATGGDTAFNIVRKLHASSISLKKEILPGIPLCQLSSPDLSEPIYMITKAGGFGEIDTFEKVIDFLRYGGKVNVGDSYDTTIYP, from the coding sequence ATGTTTACGATCATTGCGGATGATTTTACCGGTGCAAATGACACCGGAATACAATTCATTGATGGCGATATTGACCCTGTTGTGTTGATTCAGCCCCATCCTCCACTTGGAAAGGATTACCTGAATGTCCCTGTTCTTATCATTGATACGGAATCCAGGCATCTAAAGGCAAGAGAGGCATATGATAAGGTCTTTCATACAATTGAGCTTCTTGGTGATAGAACGAAAGACAACGTTGTAAAAAAGATTGATTCGACACTGCGTGGGAATGTGGGATCTGAGATTGATGCTTTGATGGATGCCTGTGGATATTCCGAGGCGTTTGTTGTTCCGGCCGCTCCTGAGAACGGCCGGATTGTTAAAGACGGCATGTGCTACATACATGGAATAAAGCTTCATCTATCGGAATTTGGAAAAGATCCGTTTGCACCGGTTGATAGTTCCTTTGTTCCCGATATCATATCGCAGCAAACAAAGCGTAAAGTTGGTTTAATAACCTTTCGCACTATTCAGGCTTCTGATGAGAATCTTATTCACGCTTTGGAACATGAAAGAAAAGCCGGTAATAAGATAATTGTTTTTGATGCTCTTGAGCCTGCACATATAACACGAATTGTACATGTTGCTTCCATTATGAGGGCACAAAGATTGTTTGTCGGTTCTTCAGGCTTAGGGAAAGTTCTGGCTGAGAAAAAAACAGAGTCCGTGAAAAAGTCTTTTCTCATCTCACCGAGGGTTCTCTTTGCAGTCGGCAGTATCAAGCAGGTGTCGTCGGAGCAGGTTCAGCATCTTCTGGCGAATGGGCGTCACGTTCGCCAGATCGATATCGATGTCGAAACGATAATAAGGAACAGAGAAGAAGCTATTTCGAGTGCCGTAGCAGGCATTATGGCGATCGATGATGATTCAACGCATATCTTATTAAAAACAGTCAGGGAGAGAAACAAGAACCATCGTGAAGATAACGATGAGGTGGCTCGAAGTGCCGTAAAGGATATTGGGGAAGAAGTTGCTGATTGCATTGGCGAGATAGTAAAGCAGGTTCTTCTGCATTGTAATATCAGGACCTTATTTGCCACAGGTGGCGATACGGCCTTTAATATTGTGAGAAAGCTTCATGCCTCGTCAATAAGTCTAAAGAAAGAGATCTTACCGGGAATCCCGCTTTGCCAGCTCTCATCTCCTGATCTTAGTGAACCCATATATATGATAACGAAAGCCGGAGGGTTTGGAGAAATTGATACGTTTGAGAAAGTTATCGATTTTCTTCGATACGGCGGAAAAGTGAATGTAGGAGATTCTTATGATACAACAATTTACCCTTGA
- a CDS encoding iron-containing alcohol dehydrogenase, translated as MIQQFTLETPGLVKAGAGSIAQLDEMLSGIKEKDAILLTDKGVRAAGLSDSIIHNLSTAGWSVFVVDSVEREPNVQNANSIIEECRKHACGVIIGVGGGSVLDTAKILGCLLKTGETLDAVIDSAQALHRSTPTCLIPTTAGTGSEATKNAIFALPEKKMKAAVISSELLPDYVILDPELTLSLPPQVTASTGLDALAHALECYTSRKATPLSDLLALEAIKRISRSLKKVFANGQDVDARTDLLFASFYAGMCITLSGTTAVHALSYPMGALFHIPHGVANAMLLAPVIDFNKDAVNEKLYEAVPYFGLEKKQSIDETVTSLIEWIYGFVSELKIPTNLVHFGIKHQDIDDLVEGAIETKRLLDNNAKPMTKAQIRSIYEQIQ; from the coding sequence ATGATACAACAATTTACCCTTGAAACACCCGGTCTGGTGAAGGCCGGTGCAGGGAGCATTGCTCAACTGGATGAGATGCTTTCCGGTATAAAGGAAAAGGATGCGATCCTGCTTACCGATAAAGGAGTCAGAGCTGCAGGGCTTAGCGATTCGATTATCCATAATCTTTCCACCGCAGGATGGTCGGTGTTTGTCGTTGATAGTGTGGAACGGGAACCCAATGTACAGAATGCGAATTCCATCATTGAGGAATGCCGGAAACACGCATGCGGCGTTATTATCGGTGTGGGTGGAGGATCGGTTCTCGATACGGCAAAAATCTTAGGATGCTTATTGAAAACAGGGGAGACACTTGATGCTGTTATCGATTCGGCCCAGGCTCTCCATCGGTCCACCCCAACATGTCTTATTCCCACAACGGCGGGAACCGGTTCTGAAGCTACAAAGAATGCGATTTTTGCTCTGCCAGAAAAGAAAATGAAGGCGGCGGTGATAAGTAGCGAACTTCTTCCCGACTATGTCATTCTCGATCCCGAATTGACGTTGTCGTTACCGCCACAGGTAACTGCATCTACGGGTCTTGATGCATTGGCTCATGCATTGGAATGCTATACTTCCCGTAAGGCGACACCGCTTAGCGACCTCCTTGCCCTGGAAGCAATAAAACGAATAAGCCGAAGCCTGAAAAAGGTATTTGCCAATGGACAGGATGTGGATGCCAGAACGGATTTGCTTTTTGCCTCATTCTATGCCGGGATGTGCATTACCCTTTCGGGAACTACGGCGGTACATGCTCTTTCCTATCCTATGGGTGCCCTTTTTCACATTCCGCACGGAGTGGCGAACGCCATGCTATTGGCTCCTGTCATTGACTTTAATAAAGATGCGGTAAACGAAAAACTTTACGAAGCGGTTCCCTATTTTGGGCTTGAGAAAAAACAGAGCATCGATGAAACGGTGACGTCACTTATCGAATGGATCTATGGATTTGTTTCCGAGCTGAAAATCCCCACTAATCTGGTACATTTCGGTATCAAACATCAGGATATCGATGATTTGGTTGAGGGTGCGATCGAAACAAAGCGTTTACTCGATAACAATGCAAAGCCCATGACAAAGGCGCAAATACGGTCGATCTACGAACAGATACAATAA